Proteins from one Terriglobia bacterium genomic window:
- a CDS encoding S8 family serine peptidase, translating to MLAKICVGLCLLMGLSLWGQDNFVLVTSPDKVQDVCGRHGLTQLTQGSSHGVFLVSTSSVDPSISTDSAVQSFEHNHALGLPELSGATSASLTQSTTSILDGLPDRTVVNYFGSQVASNYVTQPATNIIRQHDLQTSSGFTGTGITVAVIDTGVDTSHPALQNVLAPGFNFIANVNDPSELVDLSPAMAAALAQSTTSILDGQNLVEMNASTVAILSQSTTSILDGPPGEFGHGTMTAGLVHLVAPGAYIMSLKAFAGDGSSDLFNIVRAIYYAADNGANVISMSFEIAQGSPALQNAIQYALSKNVVVVAASGNDGGQILVFPSAYNSVIGVGSTNNSDTKSSFTNFGTNSVFIAAPGEGVITTYPGGNYAAGWGTSFSTPLVAGEAALVLQARPTYKPGDVANAISRAFAVQQMGHGRVDLCLALSSIGVGSFCK from the coding sequence GTGCTGGCAAAAATTTGTGTCGGCCTGTGTCTTTTGATGGGCCTGTCGCTCTGGGGACAGGACAACTTCGTCCTGGTAACCTCGCCTGACAAAGTGCAGGACGTTTGCGGACGACACGGTCTCACGCAACTGACACAAGGCTCGTCCCACGGCGTTTTTCTGGTTTCAACTTCTTCTGTGGATCCAAGTATTTCTACTGACAGTGCAGTGCAAAGTTTTGAGCATAATCATGCTCTTGGCTTGCCTGAGCTTTCCGGGGCCACAAGCGCCAGCCTGACCCAATCCACCACATCGATTCTGGATGGCCTGCCGGATCGCACCGTGGTCAACTATTTCGGATCGCAGGTGGCCAGCAATTATGTAACTCAGCCGGCTACCAATATCATCCGCCAGCATGATCTGCAGACTTCTTCCGGCTTTACCGGCACTGGGATTACGGTTGCCGTTATTGATACAGGAGTTGATACATCGCACCCGGCGCTGCAAAATGTTCTAGCTCCTGGATTCAATTTCATCGCCAACGTCAATGATCCTTCAGAATTGGTCGATTTGAGCCCGGCGATGGCTGCCGCGCTGGCGCAGTCCACCACCAGCATTCTCGATGGCCAGAACCTGGTGGAGATGAACGCTTCCACGGTAGCAATCCTCAGCCAATCAACCACCAGCATTTTGGATGGACCTCCCGGCGAGTTCGGTCACGGAACCATGACGGCAGGCCTGGTCCACCTGGTGGCTCCCGGCGCGTACATCATGTCATTGAAGGCTTTTGCCGGCGACGGAAGCTCCGATCTCTTTAACATCGTTCGCGCAATTTATTACGCTGCGGACAACGGCGCGAACGTTATCAGCATGAGTTTTGAAATTGCACAGGGTTCACCGGCTCTGCAAAACGCCATCCAATATGCGCTCAGCAAAAACGTGGTGGTAGTGGCGGCTTCAGGGAATGACGGCGGACAGATTCTGGTTTTCCCATCGGCTTATAACAGCGTGATCGGAGTCGGCTCGACAAATAACTCTGACACGAAGAGCAGCTTCACCAATTTTGGCACCAATTCAGTATTCATCGCGGCCCCCGGCGAAGGCGTAATCACTACGTATCCGGGCGGAAACTATGCGGCGGGCTGGGGAACGTCATTCAGCACTCCGCTGGTTGCCGGAGAAGCAGCGCTCGTTTTGCAGGCGCGGCCCACGTATAAACCGGGCGATGTGGCGAATGCAATTTCCCGGGCGTTTGCCGTGCAGCAGATGGGGCATGGACGCGTCGATCTTTGTCTTGCGTTGTCCAGCATCGGCGTTGGCAGCTTTTGTAAGTAA
- a CDS encoding M28 family peptidase, with protein MRNAFLLLTAIFFTSAAFTAQAQPPSSTKPENKKATADKGMAAAKAPDFNGASWWNYVKVLASDDMEGRETGSPGLRKAQEYVVEQLKSAGLEPVGSRSYYQPVRFESRQIVEQDSSLALIHNEQVEPLTLGDDAIFSTRVDLAPAVDAPLVFAGYGLTIPELGHDDLTGLDLRDKVVVIFPGAPAEIPGALASHYQSAGERWKALRKAGAVGVITILNPAAMDIPWSRMSANRAHPNMALKGAEFDETSGEKLAVIFNPEKAQKLFEGSGHTLQELIDLVKDRKPLPRFPLVPTIRAKASVNKKMVESANLVAELPGSDPKFKNEYVVLSAHLDHLGVGEPINGDRIYNGAMDNASGSAVLLDLIASLKKSPKKLKRSLLFLFVTGEEKGLLGSRYFTTHPTVKPGSMIANINIDMFLPIVPLKVLTVYGLAESDLGDMVREVAQPLGVQVQPDPEPQRNSFIRSDQYNFIRHGVPALAMKVGFEPGSPQQAIFKDWLTQRYHAPSDDLDQPVDLAAAGKYEDVTLGLMIRLAESANRPQWKQNSFFRRYAPMSPGLY; from the coding sequence ATGCGAAACGCATTCCTGCTGCTTACTGCCATATTTTTCACGAGTGCTGCTTTTACCGCGCAAGCCCAGCCACCGTCTTCCACGAAGCCGGAAAACAAAAAGGCAACAGCCGACAAGGGCATGGCGGCCGCAAAGGCCCCAGATTTCAACGGCGCTTCATGGTGGAACTATGTGAAAGTTTTGGCCTCCGACGATATGGAAGGCCGCGAAACCGGAAGTCCCGGCTTGCGTAAGGCGCAGGAATACGTTGTTGAACAGCTAAAAAGCGCTGGACTGGAGCCTGTGGGCTCACGGTCGTATTACCAGCCGGTCCGCTTTGAGTCGAGACAGATTGTGGAGCAGGATTCCAGTCTGGCTCTAATACACAATGAGCAGGTGGAACCGCTTACGCTGGGAGACGACGCTATCTTCAGCACGCGTGTTGATCTTGCGCCCGCCGTGGATGCGCCGCTGGTCTTTGCCGGCTATGGACTCACCATACCGGAGTTGGGTCATGACGATCTTACCGGTCTGGACCTGAGAGACAAGGTGGTCGTAATTTTCCCGGGCGCTCCGGCGGAGATTCCGGGCGCTCTGGCTTCGCACTATCAGTCGGCTGGAGAGCGCTGGAAGGCGCTGCGCAAAGCCGGGGCCGTGGGCGTGATTACTATTCTGAATCCTGCAGCCATGGATATTCCCTGGTCGCGTATGTCGGCCAACCGCGCCCATCCCAACATGGCCTTAAAAGGTGCTGAGTTTGACGAGACATCCGGAGAGAAGCTGGCAGTCATTTTCAATCCGGAAAAAGCCCAAAAGCTCTTTGAAGGCTCCGGACACACGTTGCAGGAACTGATTGATCTGGTGAAGGACCGCAAGCCTCTGCCGCGCTTCCCTCTTGTTCCAACCATTCGTGCAAAGGCTTCAGTCAATAAGAAGATGGTGGAGTCGGCCAACCTGGTAGCGGAACTTCCCGGCAGCGATCCAAAATTTAAAAATGAATACGTGGTGCTCTCAGCGCATCTTGATCATCTGGGAGTGGGTGAACCCATCAACGGCGACCGGATTTATAACGGCGCCATGGATAATGCTTCCGGCAGCGCGGTGCTGCTTGATCTGATCGCATCCTTGAAAAAATCGCCAAAGAAACTGAAGCGGTCTCTGCTTTTTTTGTTTGTCACCGGCGAAGAGAAAGGCCTGCTCGGTTCGCGCTATTTCACCACACATCCTACGGTTAAGCCGGGATCGATGATTGCCAACATCAACATCGACATGTTTCTTCCCATTGTGCCGTTAAAAGTCTTGACGGTATATGGACTGGCCGAATCCGACCTGGGTGACATGGTGCGCGAAGTCGCTCAACCGTTAGGCGTACAGGTGCAGCCCGATCCTGAACCGCAACGCAATTCGTTTATCCGCAGTGACCAGTACAATTTTATCCGGCATGGTGTGCCGGCACTGGCCATGAAGGTGGGATTTGAGCCAGGGTCGCCACAACAGGCAATTTTTAAGGACTGGCTAACTCAGCGCTACCATGCCCCTTCTGACGATCTGGACCAGCCAGTAGATCTGGCGGCAGCCGGCAAATATGAAGACGTTACCCTCGGGCTGATGATACGTCTTGCTGAGAGCGCAAACCGCCCGCAATGGAAGCAGAACAGCTTCTTCCGCCGTTATGCGCCCATGTCCCCGGGACTTTATTGA
- a CDS encoding FecR domain-containing protein, translated as MKTVTRLAIILFAVTGLALGAWAQDQGYDNGSNGNAASTNDGQEPALAQNYPQGPNGEAAPRSEGPAPVVARISFIHGDVSTQRGDSGDWGSTSINAPVVRGDQVATGENARTEVQLDYANILRLAAHSQAKIADLTPRRIQVQVGQGYASYTMLKGSEADVEIDSPNVAVRPLRPGRYRVQVVSDSQTDVIVREGEAEITTPQGSTRVREGEIITIRGTDQPEYKVSSAPEKDDWDRWNSDRDHIVRDSESVGHTNRYYTGVNDLDEHGRWIYVPGYGNVWQPYQEATWAPYQTGRWVWEPYYGWTWVSYEPWGWAPYHYGRWFYYGNNWCWWPGPLYVGYRPLWSPAFVFFVGFGHHSGFGFGSIGWFPVGPHDPFYPWYGRGFNRVNVVNITVINNFHGHGGYIAPLAVRGRQPYYSNARLALTNPRVRGSITSVSAENFGRGGHEGWRHGVEERELRESRVMTANLPVVPSRESLHAGNGNAGAPAGIQTRNSDRFFTKHAPPAARQESFHDQMQRVQRVVGPEAAGASHGSSSGATNGAQNTSAGQHSFNERGRIESGMNNAHAPNGGSTAAGSPGNTAQDHSRGDHSGWNKFGSPATHSGGDVGNGRSESSGNPRNSSGGVSDHQVNGRQINDRQINDRQINDHQINDRQMRDHQINSGMSQSSDRNAGQTSHTPESGGWQKFPSSADRSSGPGRGPGQDHSPAIDHGSGPGISAADRVDHTAQGNSGGNSRPPLDLHRPIVTPREQPGNSSPAQRGSEPRYNPPAQHNEPRYNPPAPRSESRGSYSGAGSGSHNSGGGSYSRNSSGGYSSHSSGGGSSSHGGGGGSSHGGGGGHSDSKSSSGHR; from the coding sequence ATGAAAACGGTGACCAGGTTAGCAATCATATTATTTGCGGTGACAGGATTAGCGCTGGGTGCGTGGGCGCAGGACCAGGGTTACGATAACGGGTCGAATGGCAATGCAGCGTCCACCAATGACGGACAGGAACCAGCGCTGGCGCAGAATTATCCGCAAGGACCGAATGGCGAGGCGGCGCCACGGAGTGAAGGGCCCGCGCCTGTAGTGGCCAGAATCAGTTTTATCCATGGCGATGTTTCAACGCAGCGCGGCGATAGCGGAGATTGGGGCAGCACGTCGATCAACGCGCCTGTGGTGCGCGGTGACCAGGTGGCTACCGGCGAGAATGCGCGCACAGAAGTTCAGCTTGACTATGCCAATATCCTGCGGCTGGCGGCGCATAGCCAGGCCAAGATTGCTGACCTGACGCCCCGGCGCATTCAAGTGCAAGTCGGGCAGGGATATGCAAGTTACACGATGCTGAAGGGCAGTGAGGCGGACGTGGAAATCGATTCGCCCAATGTGGCGGTGCGTCCGCTGCGGCCGGGGCGCTACCGCGTGCAGGTGGTTTCAGACTCGCAGACAGATGTGATCGTGCGCGAGGGCGAAGCGGAAATTACCACGCCGCAGGGCAGCACCCGGGTGAGGGAAGGCGAGATTATCACCATCCGCGGGACGGACCAGCCGGAATATAAAGTCAGCAGCGCGCCAGAGAAAGATGATTGGGACCGCTGGAATAGTGATCGCGACCACATCGTGCGGGACTCAGAGAGCGTCGGCCATACCAACCGCTATTACACCGGCGTGAATGATCTGGATGAACACGGCAGATGGATTTACGTTCCGGGATATGGCAACGTTTGGCAACCTTATCAGGAAGCAACATGGGCCCCGTATCAAACGGGAAGATGGGTCTGGGAGCCCTATTACGGCTGGACCTGGGTGTCTTATGAGCCGTGGGGATGGGCACCATATCACTATGGGCGGTGGTTTTATTACGGGAATAATTGGTGCTGGTGGCCTGGGCCTCTTTATGTCGGCTACCGGCCGCTGTGGTCTCCGGCATTCGTCTTCTTTGTCGGCTTCGGACATCATTCCGGCTTCGGCTTTGGCTCAATCGGATGGTTCCCCGTAGGCCCTCATGATCCGTTTTATCCGTGGTACGGACGCGGCTTCAATCGCGTAAACGTAGTCAACATTACCGTGATCAATAACTTCCACGGCCATGGCGGCTATATTGCTCCGCTCGCCGTGCGCGGACGTCAGCCCTATTACTCAAACGCGCGTCTGGCGTTGACCAACCCGCGTGTGCGCGGCTCGATCACCAGTGTGTCAGCCGAAAACTTTGGTCGCGGCGGCCATGAAGGCTGGCGTCACGGCGTGGAAGAGCGTGAGCTGCGCGAATCCCGTGTGATGACGGCGAACCTGCCGGTTGTTCCTTCGCGGGAAAGCCTGCATGCCGGTAACGGCAATGCTGGCGCGCCCGCGGGCATACAGACGCGCAACAGCGATCGCTTCTTTACCAAACACGCGCCTCCTGCGGCAAGGCAGGAATCATTCCATGACCAGATGCAGCGCGTGCAGCGTGTTGTGGGGCCGGAAGCTGCCGGTGCTTCCCATGGCAGCTCCAGCGGCGCGACAAACGGCGCTCAGAACACCAGCGCTGGGCAGCACTCGTTCAATGAGAGAGGCCGCATTGAGTCAGGCATGAACAACGCGCATGCGCCGAACGGCGGATCTACCGCTGCTGGTTCGCCAGGCAACACGGCGCAGGACCATTCCCGCGGCGATCATAGCGGCTGGAACAAGTTTGGTTCCCCCGCCACTCATTCTGGTGGCGACGTGGGAAACGGTCGCTCTGAATCGTCGGGAAATCCGAGAAACTCCTCCGGCGGAGTGAGCGATCATCAAGTGAATGGTCGCCAGATCAACGACCGCCAGATCAACGACCGCCAGATCAACGACCATCAAATAAACGACCGTCAAATGAGAGATCATCAGATTAATTCCGGGATGTCGCAATCTTCTGATCGCAACGCGGGACAGACTTCGCATACGCCGGAAAGCGGTGGCTGGCAGAAATTTCCGTCCAGCGCCGACCGCAGTTCGGGCCCAGGTCGCGGTCCAGGCCAGGACCACAGTCCAGCCATTGATCACGGTTCAGGCCCTGGTATTTCCGCTGCAGACCGCGTTGATCATACGGCGCAGGGCAACTCTGGCGGCAACAGCCGGCCTCCGCTCGATCTGCATCGGCCCATCGTTACGCCCAGAGAACAGCCGGGCAATTCATCGCCCGCGCAACGGGGGAGCGAGCCCAGATACAATCCGCCGGCCCAACACAATGAGCCTCGCTACAATCCGCCTGCGCCACGCAGTGAATCTCGTGGCTCATACTCAGGAGCGGGCTCGGGATCGCACAACAGTGGCGGTGGCTCATACTCACGCAACAGCAGCGGTGGATACTCATCGCACAGCAGCGGCGGCGGATCATCATCCCATGGCGGCGGTGGAGGTTCGTCGCATGGTGGCGGAGGCGGCCATAGCGATTCGAAATCGTCTTCCGGCCATCGCTAA
- a CDS encoding UbiD family decarboxylase: MAFDDLRQWIAALDKAGELKRIRTEVDPILEITEIADRVSKGAVKKYGRPGGPALLFENVKGANGVPVLINQFGSERRMQMALGVDSLDEIAERIRQLLNMKSPEGFLEKLKMLPMLADMGKFFPKIVPTGPCKEVIKKENFSLLDFPVLQCWPQDGGRFITLPCVITRDPKTGKRNTGMYRIQIYDATTAGMHWQRQKVAAEHYRDLLRQGQSQLNKDHGAQAPSPASKAHVAQALLPVQQRRAGVDIMARSGGGSMLAAGDRPSGTMEVAVAIGTEPALTFSAIVPAPPEIEEFIIAGFLRQKPVELVKCETVDLEVPASAEIVLEGYVKLDELRTEGPFGDHTGFYSLEDEYPVFHVTCITHRKNPIYATTIVGKPPMEDAWMGKAVERIFLPLMRLTLPEIVDVNLPVEGVFHNLMIVSIRKSYPGHARKVMSGIWALGQAMFTKCIVVVDEDVNVQDIGEVVLKVFNNIDPERDIQFTLGPVDSLDHASRLPNFGSKMGIDATRKWPTEGFTRPWPDEILMDEKTKAQVDKKWKDLGIE; this comes from the coding sequence TTGGCATTTGACGACTTAAGACAATGGATTGCCGCGCTCGACAAGGCCGGCGAACTGAAGAGAATACGCACGGAAGTCGATCCCATCCTGGAGATCACTGAGATTGCCGACCGCGTGTCTAAAGGCGCGGTCAAAAAGTATGGCCGCCCCGGCGGCCCGGCGTTGCTGTTTGAAAACGTGAAAGGCGCTAACGGCGTTCCCGTACTCATCAACCAGTTTGGCTCAGAGCGGCGCATGCAGATGGCGCTGGGGGTGGACAGCCTGGACGAAATCGCCGAGCGCATCCGCCAGCTGCTCAATATGAAGTCGCCAGAAGGCTTTCTGGAAAAGCTGAAGATGCTGCCCATGCTCGCCGATATGGGCAAGTTCTTTCCCAAGATAGTGCCCACAGGGCCCTGCAAAGAGGTCATTAAGAAAGAGAATTTTTCTTTGCTCGATTTTCCTGTCCTGCAATGCTGGCCTCAGGATGGCGGCCGCTTCATCACGTTGCCCTGCGTCATCACCCGCGATCCCAAAACAGGGAAGCGCAACACCGGCATGTACCGCATCCAGATTTATGATGCCACCACCGCTGGCATGCACTGGCAACGGCAGAAAGTCGCTGCTGAGCATTACCGCGATCTGTTGCGCCAGGGACAATCACAATTAAATAAAGACCATGGAGCGCAGGCGCCCTCGCCTGCGAGCAAAGCTCATGTGGCACAGGCACTCTTGCCTGTGCAGCAGCGCCGCGCTGGAGTAGATATCATGGCACGCTCCGGCGGTGGGTCAATGCTTGCCGCTGGTGATCGTCCCAGCGGGACCATGGAAGTCGCAGTAGCCATTGGGACCGAACCCGCGTTAACTTTTTCCGCCATTGTTCCTGCGCCCCCGGAGATTGAAGAATTCATCATCGCTGGATTCCTGCGTCAAAAGCCGGTCGAGCTGGTGAAGTGCGAAACCGTTGACCTGGAAGTTCCAGCTTCGGCGGAAATTGTTCTTGAAGGTTACGTCAAGCTTGACGAGTTGCGCACAGAAGGCCCGTTCGGCGACCACACCGGATTCTACTCACTGGAAGATGAGTACCCGGTCTTCCACGTCACCTGTATCACGCACCGCAAGAACCCTATTTACGCCACCACCATCGTGGGCAAGCCGCCCATGGAAGACGCATGGATGGGCAAAGCCGTGGAGCGCATCTTCCTTCCGCTGATGCGTCTCACGCTGCCGGAAATCGTGGACGTGAATCTGCCAGTTGAAGGCGTATTTCACAACCTGATGATCGTTTCCATCCGCAAGTCGTATCCAGGACACGCGCGTAAAGTCATGAGCGGCATCTGGGCGCTGGGCCAGGCCATGTTTACCAAGTGCATTGTCGTAGTCGATGAAGACGTGAATGTGCAGGATATCGGCGAAGTGGTGTTGAAGGTTTTCAACAATATCGATCCTGAGCGCGATATCCAGTTCACACTCGGCCCTGTGGACTCGCTCGACCATGCTTCTCGCCTGCCGAATTTCGGGTCCAAAATGGGTATCGACGCTACGCGCAAATGGCCGACTGAAGGCTTCACACGCCCATGGCCAGATGAAATCCTGATGGATGAGAAGACTAAAGCGCAGGTGGATAAGAAGTGGAAAGACTTGGGGATCGAGTAA
- the tnpA gene encoding IS200/IS605 family transposase has product MPRIRHEVFNHVLFSTKGRHPTIPNDMKERLWTHMESICKQDKIGVHAIGGTTNHVHLLVEPPPTLSMEEMVLKIQVESSEWMNRQVDNFSWQEGYGACSISKAHVGSVVKYIQHQEQYHATTTYEEEFLTFLKENGIPYDPQDVFG; this is encoded by the coding sequence TTGCCGCGTATCCGCCATGAAGTCTTTAATCATGTTTTGTTCAGCACCAAGGGTCGTCACCCGACGATCCCCAATGATATGAAAGAACGCTTATGGACTCACATGGAAAGCATATGCAAGCAGGACAAGATAGGCGTGCATGCGATTGGAGGCACAACAAACCATGTCCATCTTCTGGTTGAGCCTCCGCCCACGCTTTCCATGGAGGAAATGGTGCTCAAAATACAGGTGGAATCATCTGAGTGGATGAATCGCCAAGTAGACAATTTTTCCTGGCAGGAAGGCTACGGCGCATGCAGCATCAGCAAAGCCCACGTTGGAAGTGTGGTGAAGTACATCCAACATCAGGAGCAATATCATGCAACGACGACTTATGAAGAAGAATTCCTCACGTTTTTGAAAGAGAATGGGATTCCTTACGATCCGCAAGATGTTTTTGGATGA
- a CDS encoding type II toxin-antitoxin system Phd/YefM family antitoxin, protein MGDRNWQLQTAKARFSELFRKARAEGPQWVTRQGKDAVVVVAAEEFQRLRSRSRQPESLVEFFAKSPLAGANLELDRPRDYGREINL, encoded by the coding sequence ATGGGTGATAGAAACTGGCAACTGCAGACAGCCAAGGCCCGGTTCAGCGAGCTTTTCCGAAAAGCGCGGGCGGAGGGCCCGCAATGGGTTACCAGGCAGGGCAAAGATGCGGTTGTAGTTGTGGCAGCTGAAGAATTTCAACGCCTGAGATCTCGGTCCAGACAGCCAGAAAGCCTGGTCGAGTTTTTTGCTAAGTCCCCTCTGGCAGGGGCAAATCTGGAGCTTGATCGGCCGCGCGATTATGGCAGGGAAATCAACCTGTGA
- a CDS encoding type II toxin-antitoxin system VapC family toxin — protein sequence MSGYLLDTNVISELTKVRPEAKVISWIQASSEELLHLSVLTIGEIRKGIDSLPRSNKRALLESWLANDLVLRFAGRILDVSLDIAERWGLISAQAKTAGAPLAVVDGLMAATALHYNLTLVTRNTKDVQVAGINTLNPWQL from the coding sequence GTGAGCGGGTATCTTCTTGACACGAATGTAATTTCCGAGCTGACCAAGGTCCGGCCAGAAGCAAAGGTTATTTCATGGATACAGGCTTCGAGCGAGGAATTGCTCCATTTAAGCGTGCTGACCATCGGAGAAATCCGCAAAGGCATTGACTCACTTCCGCGCAGCAACAAACGTGCTCTGCTTGAAAGTTGGCTGGCCAATGATCTGGTATTGCGTTTTGCAGGACGGATTCTTGATGTGAGTCTGGATATTGCCGAACGTTGGGGGCTGATCTCAGCTCAAGCCAAGACAGCCGGAGCGCCGCTTGCGGTCGTCGATGGCTTAATGGCTGCAACAGCGCTGCACTACAACCTGACTCTTGTTACTCGGAACACAAAGGATGTCCAGGTTGCCGGAATCAATACATTGAATCCCTGGCAACTGTAA
- a CDS encoding DinB family protein encodes MNPFPPIASDLGRTVAQAKPLLLKLDNADTSTRPAEGKWAKKEILGHLLDSASNNHQRFVRAAQQGGLTFPGYDQNALVDLQNFAEVDWNFLVDFWAAYNRFLAHVIGQLSEEAATVTCNIGNNSPATLGWIAEDYVAHLKHHLNQILGPTFETKWQMHP; translated from the coding sequence ATGAACCCTTTTCCTCCCATCGCCTCTGACCTTGGCCGCACAGTGGCCCAGGCCAAACCGCTGCTGCTGAAACTTGATAACGCCGATACATCCACTCGTCCTGCTGAAGGGAAGTGGGCCAAAAAAGAGATCCTCGGCCATTTGCTGGATTCCGCGTCCAACAACCATCAGCGTTTCGTCCGCGCCGCTCAGCAAGGCGGCCTTACGTTCCCCGGTTACGATCAAAACGCGCTGGTGGACTTGCAGAATTTTGCCGAGGTCGACTGGAACTTCCTGGTCGATTTCTGGGCCGCATACAATCGTTTTCTTGCCCATGTGATTGGCCAGCTTTCGGAAGAAGCCGCAACGGTAACATGCAACATCGGCAACAACTCGCCGGCCACACTGGGCTGGATCGCCGAAGACTACGTCGCGCACTTGAAGCACCACTTGAACCAGATACTGGGTCCGACGTTTGAGACCAAGTGGCAGATGCATCCTTGA
- a CDS encoding DUF892 family protein — MLLSDVRRSTERSIKFFNEIIPLVQDTDVKEALEARVFVSGNMLASLDQCFKLIGEQPMKLSGRLQETFVENFLEELSEMQSPVAKHLFILSKISHLVHLRIGELVALTTAADVTGHFAVGVLLESVLADYVAFVERTRRLVRNLIETKLAERKAA; from the coding sequence ATGCTGCTCAGCGACGTGCGCCGCAGCACCGAGCGCTCGATCAAATTTTTCAATGAGATCATTCCGCTGGTGCAGGATACGGACGTAAAAGAAGCCCTGGAAGCAAGGGTCTTCGTGTCAGGCAACATGCTCGCATCGCTGGACCAGTGCTTTAAACTGATCGGCGAGCAGCCGATGAAACTCAGCGGGCGTCTGCAGGAGACGTTTGTTGAGAATTTCCTCGAGGAACTGTCCGAAATGCAGTCCCCCGTGGCGAAGCACCTGTTCATCCTTTCGAAAATCAGCCATCTTGTTCACCTGCGCATCGGTGAGCTTGTGGCCCTTACCACGGCTGCTGACGTGACAGGCCACTTTGCAGTAGGTGTACTGCTGGAGAGCGTCCTGGCCGATTACGTTGCTTTCGTGGAGCGCACGAGACGTTTAGTCAGAAACCTGATCGAGACCAAACTGGCGGAGCGGAAAGCTGCCTAA